A genomic window from Candidatus Kouleothrix ribensis includes:
- a CDS encoding NAD-dependent epimerase/dehydratase family protein has translation MNTLVTGGAGFIGSNLVRLLLQEGHTVTVLDNLSSGYRRNLEPFPEVRLIEGDVRDSAALDRAARAAEVIFHLAASVGNKRSIEHPIDDSEINVIGTLRVLEAARAVGARKVVFSSSAGIFGELKILPIREDHPAEPISPYGASKLGAEKLCLAYSKLYPLEVICLRYFNVYGVNQRYDAYGNVIPIFAHRMLQRQAVTIFGDGEQTRDFVNACDVARANYQAGMSVGVSGAFNIASGSTITINRLAGLMRELSGLNAPIEHAAPRPGDVRDSLADVSAAGAAFGYQPSVMIEDGLAEYLDWAKKEMV, from the coding sequence ATGAATACACTCGTTACCGGCGGTGCCGGCTTTATCGGCTCGAACCTGGTGCGCCTGCTGCTCCAGGAAGGCCATACGGTCACGGTGCTAGACAACCTCTCATCCGGCTATCGCCGCAACCTCGAGCCGTTCCCAGAGGTTCGGTTGATCGAGGGTGATGTGCGCGATTCGGCCGCATTGGATCGCGCCGCGCGTGCGGCCGAGGTGATCTTCCACCTGGCCGCCTCGGTCGGCAATAAGCGCTCGATCGAGCATCCGATCGATGATTCCGAGATCAACGTGATCGGCACACTGCGCGTACTCGAGGCCGCACGCGCAGTCGGTGCGCGCAAGGTGGTGTTCTCGTCGTCAGCCGGTATCTTTGGCGAGCTTAAGATACTGCCGATCCGCGAAGATCACCCGGCCGAGCCGATCTCGCCCTATGGCGCGAGTAAGCTGGGTGCCGAGAAGCTGTGCCTGGCCTACAGCAAGCTCTACCCGCTCGAAGTGATCTGCCTGCGCTACTTCAATGTCTATGGTGTGAATCAGCGCTACGATGCCTATGGCAACGTCATTCCGATCTTTGCGCATCGTATGCTGCAGCGCCAGGCCGTGACGATCTTCGGCGACGGCGAGCAGACCCGCGATTTTGTGAATGCCTGCGATGTGGCGCGCGCAAACTACCAGGCCGGTATGTCCGTGGGTGTCTCGGGCGCATTCAATATTGCCAGTGGCAGTACGATCACGATCAACCGGCTGGCTGGGTTAATGCGCGAGCTCAGCGGACTCAACGCGCCAATCGAGCACGCCGCACCGCGCCCCGGCGATGTACGCGACAGCCTGGCCGATGTGTCGGCGGCCGGCGCGGCGTTTGGCTACCAGCCTTCGGTTATGATCGAAGATGGGCTGGCCGAGTACCTCGATTGGGCCAAAAAGGAGATGGTGTAA